AGGCCCGCCCGCGTCGCGCGATCCTTGATCCGCTGCCAGCGATCGGGCTCCAGCCGGCTGCTCCGCCGCACAAATCGAGGCTGCGCGATCGTGCCAGGCTGTTTTGCGAGCGGCAGCTCCGGCGGCGGCGGCAGCAGCGGCAAGCGCCTGCGCCAGTACTCCTGGGCCGTCCGGTACTGCTCGGAGTCATGGAGCACGCGCTCGGCCAGCACATAGTCGCGAAAGGACAGCTCAAGCGGCGCAAACACGCGCTGCGGATCACGATAGAGCTGTGCCAGCTCGCCGATCAGCAGCCGCAGGCTCCAGGCATCGGCGATGAGCATATCGATGCTGATATGCAGCCGGATCTGCGTATCGTCGATCTGCGAGGCGCAAATCTCGAACAAGGGCCAGCGGTCGGGCCGGAGCACGGCATGCGACATCTGCTGGCGCACGGCGTCAAGCTGCGCCGCCCGTACCGACGCCTCGTGCGGGCGGAGGTCCAGCATCTCGATCTCATAAGGCGGCACCTGCTCCAGAATCTGCTGCCGACCATCCGGCAGCACGATCGCCCGCAGCATGTCGTGGCGCTCGATCAGCCGCCGCCAGGCGTGGGCCAGACGTGCCAGATCCAGCGCGTCGCTCTCGACTTCGAGGTAGATGTGGGTGGCGATGTTGCCCAGTTCCATCGCCGCGCTCCGCCCGATCCAGTACGCCTGCTGAATGTCGGTGAGCGGAAACGGCTCGTAGCGCCGCGCGCGATCCGGCTGGATCGCCGGTATCTGGCTCGTGGCTGGGGCAGCGGCCTGATGCTCAGCCGTGCGCTGCGCGATAGCAGCGGCAAGCTCGGCCACGGTCGGCATCTCGAACAGGCTGCGCAAGGGCAGCTCGACCCCGAATCGATCGCGGAGCCGCGCGACCAACTGCACCGCCAGCAGCGAGTGACCGCCCAGCGTGAAGAAGTTATCATGGATGCCGACTCGATCCAGTTTCAGCACGTCGGCCCAGATCGCGGCAACCTCGGCCTCAAGCGGCGTGCGCGGTGCGATAAACGAGTCCGCCAGGTCCGATCGGGACCAGTCGGGCACGGGCAGCGCTTTGCGATCGAGCTTGCCGTTGGGTGTCACCGGCAGCGCGTCGAGCAGCACGAACGCGCTCGGCACCATGTAGGCGGGCAGGCGCGCGCCGACATGCTGCCGCAAGGCGGCAGAATCAAGAACCGAGAACAAAGAACACGATTCTTCTGAATCTGCTTCTTTGTGCGCCCAGAGGGCACCCGGTTCTTTGCGTGGTACAACATACGCGACAAGCCGTTTTTCACCACGTAGATCCTCACGCGCCAGCACCACCCGGTCATCGACCGCTGGATGCTGGCTGAGCACGGCCTCGATCTCGCCCAGCTCGATCCGAAAGCCGCGAATCTTCACCTGATGGTCGGCGCGGCCCAGCAGCTCAATCGTCCCATCGGGCAGGTAGCGACCGAGATCGCCGGTTTTGTACAAGCGATCGTCGGCTTGTCCGGTGAACGGATTGGCGATAAACCGCTCCTGCGTCAGCGCATCGTTGCCGAGGTAGCCTTTGGCGAGATGCGGGCTGCGAAAATGGATCTCGCCGACCTCGCCGATCGCGGCCAGGCTGCCTGCCTGGTTCACGATCAGCAGTTGCACGTCGGGAATGCCCTGACCGACCGGGAGCGTCTCTTTTGAGCGCTCGCGCAGCGCCTCCGGACGCTCTTCGCCGGGCACGACGTACCAGGCAACCGCGCGCTGTGTTTCCGTCGCGCCATAGGAGTTGATCACAGTCGCCGTGGGCGCGATGGCGCGCAGCCGCGCGATGTCCTGCCTGGTCAGCATATCGCCGCCGATGAACGCATAGCGCAGCGCGCTCAACGTGGGCTGCGCGGCACCCAACCCCTGCGGTCGCTCGGTCAGCAGTTGCGCCATCGCCGGTGTGACATAGATCAGGCTGATCGCGTGCTGCTGCATCCAGCGGGCAAGCTGTCCGGGCGTGGCAATATCCGACGAGTCGGGAATGTACACGGCAGCGCCGATGCACAGCGGCGTGAAGATCTCGCGCTGGAGCAGATCGAGCGCCAGGCCCGAGAGCAGGCAAAAACGATCCTCCGCATTGAGGCCGAACGCCTGCCGCTGCCACGGCAGAAAGTGCGTCAGCGGGCCGTGCCGACCAAGAATCCCTTTGGGCAGGCCGGTCGAGCCGGAGGTGAAGCCAATACAGGCGATGTCATCCGGCCCGACGACGACCGCCGGATCGTCCTCCGAGCATGCCAGCAGCGCGTGAGCCATCTCCGCCCGCTCAGGCAGCGTCAACGTCCAGCAGCCCAGCGTCGAGACGAACGCCGCCAGCGCCTCCGGCAGCTCGCCCGCCGCCTCAAGCTGAATCAGCGCCCTGGGCTGTGCCACGCGCAGGTAGTCGACCAGCCGCGCGGGGGGGTACGCGGGATCAAGCATGGTAAAGGCCGCGCCCGCTTTGAGCACGCCCAGCAGCGCCCAGACCAGCGCCGCGCTGCGGTGGGCGTAGATCGCGACGACATCGCCGCGCTGCATTCCACGCGCCAGGAGCGCGTTCGCAAGCTGATTACTGCGCCGATCAAGCGCGTCGTACGTCCAGGTCGTCTCGCGATCGACGACGGCCAGAGCCGCTCCCACGCGCCGCGCGTGCTCGGCAAACAACGTGTGGACCGCGCCCTCCCAGGTGGGATCGAGTGGGATGGTCGGGTCGGGCAGCACCCGCCGCATGCCAGGCGTCACCAGCGAAAACGCGGCGATCGGCGTGTCGGGCTGCTCGACGGCGTGCGTCAGGAGTTGCTCGAACTGTTGCAGGAGCGCAGCCATGCGCGCCGGGCCGAACAGCTCGGCGTTATAGACCAGATTCAGAGCGATTCCACCGGCCTGCTCCTGCACATAGAGCGTCAGATCAAACTTCGCGCCAAGCTCGTCGGATGCCACCGTCTCGACGGTCAGCCCCGGCAGCTCGATCACGCTGTCGGGCAAGTTGAGCATATTGAAGAAGACCTGGAACAGCGGCGTGTGGCTCAGCGCCCGATCCGGTTGCAGGTGTTCCAGCAATTTCTCAAAGGGAAGCTCCTGGTGCGCGTAAGCCTCAAGACACACGTTGCGGACGCGCTGCACGACCTCGCGGAAGCCGGGGCTGCCCGAAAGGTTGGTCCGCAGCACGAGCGTATTGACAAAGCAGCCAATCACGCGCTCGGTTTCCACTCGGTTGCGCCCCGCAATCGGCGAGCCGACCACAATATCATCCTGGCCGGTGTAGCGCGCCAGCAAGATCTGGAAGGCCGCCAGCAGCGTCATGAACAGCGTCGCGCCTTCGCGCTGGCTGAGCGCCGTTAGCGCTGTCGTAAGCGCTGGCGGCAAGAGCGACGACTGACGCGCGCCGCGAAAGGTCTGCATCGGCGGGCGCGGGTGGTCGGTCGGCAGCTCAAGGATCGGCGGGGCGTCCGCGAGCTGGCGCGTCCAGTAGCGAAGCTGCTCGTCCAGGTGAGCGCCCGCGATCGATGCGCGCTGCCAGAGGGCATAGTCGGCGTATTGGATCGGAAGATCCGGCAGCGCGATGCCGCTCGTGGCTGCATCTTCCGCGCCCGCAATCGCCGCCGGGTAGAGCAGCGTTAGCTCACGAATAAAGATGCCCAGCGACCAGCCATCCGCGATGATATGATGCATCGTGAGCGCTAAAAGATGCTCGTGCGGATCGACGCAGAAGAGCGTCGCGCGCACCAGTGGGCCGCGCCGCAGGTCGAACGGACGCGCGGCGTCTTCGTCGCTCATGCGTCGGGCGAGCGCGTGACGCTCACCCCTGGGAAACACCTGAAGATCGATCGCCGACAGCGGCACCGACAGCTCCGCCGCAATCACCTGGGCCGGTGTTCGATCCTCGCGCGCGCCGTCGAAGGTGGTCCGCAGGCTTTCATGCCGCCGGATGATCTGATTGATGCTCCATTCAAGCGCGCGACGGTCGAGCTTTCCGCGCAGATAGACGCTCGCGGCGATATGAAATGCGGGATTGCCCGGCTCGATCTGATCGAGCAGCCAGAGCTGCTGCTGGCTGTAGGAGACGGGAACGATGTTGCCGTGGCGCGGCTGAGGAAGGATCTGCTGCTGCGGCACCGTTCCTTGTTTCTGCTGCATCCGTTGCAGTAGGAGCTGGCGTTTTTCAGGAGAAAGATCGGCGATTTGTGCTAGGAGATCGTTCATGCGTCTCTCGTTTCTGACTCAACTGCTGTGGTGGGCGCGATAGCGTCGCTCTGGCCCTGCCGCCGGGCGATCATTGCGGCGAGGCCAGCGATGGTGGGCGCTTCAAAGATGCTGCGCAATGGAAGCTGGACATCGAATGCGGCGCGCAGCCGGGCCACAACCTGCGTCACCAGCAAGGAATGCCCGCCGAGGTCGAAGAAATTATCGTAGACGCCGATTGTCTCGCGCTTGAAGACCTCGGCCCAGATCGCAACGATCTGCTCTTCGAGCGCCGTACGCGGCGCGACATACAACGCTTCGAGGTTGGCGCGCGCCTGCTCCGGCTCCGGCAGCGCGCGGCGGTCGAGCTTGCCGTTGGGCGTCAGCGGCAGCGACTCCAGCAGCACAAACGTGGTCGGCACCATGTACTCCGGCAGCCGCCGGTTCAAGAACTGGCGCAGGTCGCTGCTATGTAGCGGTGCCGGATATGCGCGCTCCACCGATGATCGCGCGGGCATCGGCTGGCGGGGCTGCTCCCGTACGGCGTAGAGCGTGTAGCGATCGGTGTGCTTGAGCAGCTCATCCTGCTCGACGACCACCGTGTAGCCAACACGCTCCAGCATGCCTGTCACCTCGGCAAGACGCCCTTCGGATGGCTGGCCGGGAGCGTCGTGGACCTCCATCACGATCTGCGCGATCCTGGGCCAGTCTTCCGCGTCGATGCCATGCAGCACATCCAGCTCGGCGCGCTGCACATCGATCTTGAGCAGATCGATCCGCTCGACCGCCTGCTCACGGATCACGTCCGAGAGACGGCGCAGCCGACACGTCGCGATCTGGCCGCTGAAGCGTCCTTCCAGCAGCTCCTCGGCATGATCGAGCAGCGTCGTCGTGGCTCCGCTCTGCTGCTCGTTGAGCAAATACTGCTTGACGACCTCAACCTCGTCGTCGGGATTGGCGTAGGCTGCCAGGCCCGACATCATCGAGTAGCGCGGATAGAAAGTGAAGTCCGCCGTCGTCTCCGTCGCGGACA
The DNA window shown above is from Herpetosiphonaceae bacterium and carries:
- a CDS encoding amino acid adenylation domain-containing protein, whose product is MNDLLAQIADLSPEKRQLLLQRMQQKQGTVPQQQILPQPRHGNIVPVSYSQQQLWLLDQIEPGNPAFHIAASVYLRGKLDRRALEWSINQIIRRHESLRTTFDGAREDRTPAQVIAAELSVPLSAIDLQVFPRGERHALARRMSDEDAARPFDLRRGPLVRATLFCVDPHEHLLALTMHHIIADGWSLGIFIRELTLLYPAAIAGAEDAATSGIALPDLPIQYADYALWQRASIAGAHLDEQLRYWTRQLADAPPILELPTDHPRPPMQTFRGARQSSLLPPALTTALTALSQREGATLFMTLLAAFQILLARYTGQDDIVVGSPIAGRNRVETERVIGCFVNTLVLRTNLSGSPGFREVVQRVRNVCLEAYAHQELPFEKLLEHLQPDRALSHTPLFQVFFNMLNLPDSVIELPGLTVETVASDELGAKFDLTLYVQEQAGGIALNLVYNAELFGPARMAALLQQFEQLLTHAVEQPDTPIAAFSLVTPGMRRVLPDPTIPLDPTWEGAVHTLFAEHARRVGAALAVVDRETTWTYDALDRRSNQLANALLARGMQRGDVVAIYAHRSAALVWALLGVLKAGAAFTMLDPAYPPARLVDYLRVAQPRALIQLEAAGELPEALAAFVSTLGCWTLTLPERAEMAHALLACSEDDPAVVVGPDDIACIGFTSGSTGLPKGILGRHGPLTHFLPWQRQAFGLNAEDRFCLLSGLALDLLQREIFTPLCIGAAVYIPDSSDIATPGQLARWMQQHAISLIYVTPAMAQLLTERPQGLGAAQPTLSALRYAFIGGDMLTRQDIARLRAIAPTATVINSYGATETQRAVAWYVVPGEERPEALRERSKETLPVGQGIPDVQLLIVNQAGSLAAIGEVGEIHFRSPHLAKGYLGNDALTQERFIANPFTGQADDRLYKTGDLGRYLPDGTIELLGRADHQVKIRGFRIELGEIEAVLSQHPAVDDRVVLAREDLRGEKRLVAYVVPRKEPGALWAHKEADSEESCSLFSVLDSAALRQHVGARLPAYMVPSAFVLLDALPVTPNGKLDRKALPVPDWSRSDLADSFIAPRTPLEAEVAAIWADVLKLDRVGIHDNFFTLGGHSLLAVQLVARLRDRFGVELPLRSLFEMPTVAELAAAIAQRTAEHQAAAPATSQIPAIQPDRARRYEPFPLTDIQQAYWIGRSAAMELGNIATHIYLEVESDALDLARLAHAWRRLIERHDMLRAIVLPDGRQQILEQVPPYEIEMLDLRPHEASVRAAQLDAVRQQMSHAVLRPDRWPLFEICASQIDDTQIRLHISIDMLIADAWSLRLLIGELAQLYRDPQRVFAPLELSFRDYVLAERVLHDSEQYRTAQEYWRRRLPLLPPPPELPLAKQPGTIAQPRFVRRSSRLEPDRWQRIKDRATRAGLTASAVLLGAFADMLATWSKTPRFTINLTLFHRLPLHPQVNDLVGDFTSVTLLGIDHGSALPFEERTRQIQQQLWDDLEHRAVSGVAVLRERAHSQGDVLSTAMPVVFTSTLNLMQPAQEASQVQTFGNVVYSSGQTSQVWLDHQVTEDRGALVFNWDSVDELFPADLIQEMFDAYCGLLHQLVDDEARWQATARQLVPPAQLAQRAAINMTDAPVSDALLHTLFVEQVHLRPDQPAVIAPGRTLSYQELDRRAQQIGQQLRAHDVRPNTLVAVVMEKGWEQVVAVLGVLQAGAAYLPIDPSLPQERLWHLLDHGQAAIVLTQSWIEQRLTWPPNLQRIPVDRQPPASPDFVPSPAAQQPDDLAYVIYTSGSTGLPKGVMIDHRGAVNTILDINRRFQVNARDRVLALSSLSFDLSVYDIFGTLAAGATIVMPDARSALDPSHWAEVAVREHVTIWNSVPALMELLVEYVAERPALLPHDLRLALLSGDWIPVSLPEQIKTLLGGTQVISLGGATEASIWSIGYPIEQVDPAWKSIPYGRPLANQQFHVLDEQLEPCPTWVPGQLYIGGIGLAQGYWRDPEKTAARFITHPLSGDGLYWTGDLGRYLPDGTIEFLGREDFQVKIQGYRIELGEIEAALLEYPGVRSAVVTATGERHGNKRLVAYVVVEQGNKRTGEGLTASIRAHLKDRLPTYMVPSAVVVLDALPL